The following proteins come from a genomic window of Aquimarina sp. MAR_2010_214:
- a CDS encoding adenylate/guanylate cyclase domain-containing protein produces the protein MDKIKISRTLSSKLNLAYATIILVFLLSAFFPQHIKAQEFSIEQTEAEYKNLYGLDKLKALNKLTLYYYTQGSSKALKYARRARILSDNIFIKSNTVDPSERNHQIQAYLQLGKLYYDRKKYFESQKHLANAKSISEKINHQVYFDEAEIYLKKIQALIDAGEVKETFFSKTLSNLKIGQTINETVAEIKIEAEIEFGKQKEKNGNFLGAITNYKNAVNLLKNEGKTKKINELQLKIAILLDSLDQHVKAQQFLKEAISEIDTESTYDDITPEIDNSLHPLLDTKTVQVKNPQESLRVKQQEIKDILIGYTKEENFEQSLAYYKLYQELSQKMEEDSLKTVFENEQKTKEIFLLKQQKTVADLNVKVINKEKERQIQLRNTSIIITLLILISTLVTLYFYISKKREHKKLTIVHNDLNKTKSKLVDAEQRIIKLLKQQLSIDVATELLTNDSNSLGENRFVCIMFLDIRDFTSIAEKLNPEELINYQNNVFGFMIDIIQKYNGTINQLLGDGFMATFGAPVSHGNDCQNAFLAAKEILVEIKKQNDSKHIQETKIGIGLHAGDVVTGNVGNESRKQYSVTGNPVIIASRVEQLNKEYKTQLIITEEVHKNLDPIPEHSQPFIEVIVKGRSKSIKIMLIQ, from the coding sequence ATGGATAAGATAAAAATTTCAAGAACACTATCCTCTAAATTAAACTTAGCTTATGCTACTATAATTCTGGTATTTCTTTTATCCGCTTTCTTTCCTCAACACATCAAAGCGCAAGAATTTTCGATTGAGCAAACAGAAGCTGAATACAAAAACCTTTATGGTCTTGACAAATTAAAGGCCCTAAATAAGTTAACCTTATATTATTACACACAAGGATCAAGTAAAGCGCTAAAGTATGCTAGGAGAGCACGTATTTTAAGTGATAATATTTTTATTAAATCCAATACTGTTGATCCTAGTGAGCGTAATCATCAGATACAAGCTTATCTCCAATTAGGGAAATTATATTATGATCGTAAAAAATATTTCGAATCTCAAAAACATCTAGCTAACGCGAAATCAATATCAGAAAAAATTAATCATCAAGTCTATTTTGATGAAGCTGAAATTTACTTAAAGAAAATTCAAGCCTTAATTGATGCTGGAGAAGTTAAAGAAACTTTTTTTTCAAAAACTTTAAGTAATCTAAAGATAGGCCAGACAATTAATGAAACTGTAGCAGAAATTAAAATTGAGGCAGAAATTGAATTTGGAAAACAAAAAGAAAAAAACGGGAATTTTTTAGGTGCTATTACGAATTACAAAAATGCCGTTAACCTATTAAAAAATGAAGGTAAAACTAAGAAAATTAATGAATTACAATTAAAAATTGCGATTTTACTTGATAGCTTAGATCAACATGTAAAAGCACAACAATTCCTGAAAGAAGCGATTTCTGAGATTGATACAGAATCTACCTATGATGATATAACCCCAGAAATAGACAATTCCTTACATCCATTATTAGACACTAAAACAGTACAGGTAAAAAACCCACAAGAATCATTACGAGTCAAACAACAGGAAATTAAGGACATTTTAATTGGTTACACCAAAGAAGAAAACTTTGAACAATCTCTGGCTTATTACAAACTATACCAGGAACTTTCTCAAAAGATGGAGGAAGATAGTTTAAAAACAGTATTCGAAAATGAACAAAAAACAAAAGAGATTTTTCTCCTAAAACAACAAAAAACAGTTGCCGATCTTAATGTAAAAGTTATAAATAAGGAAAAAGAGAGACAGATTCAACTACGCAACACTTCTATAATAATCACCCTACTAATCTTGATTAGCACATTAGTGACACTATATTTTTATATTTCAAAAAAGCGAGAGCATAAAAAATTAACAATCGTTCATAACGATCTCAATAAAACCAAAAGTAAATTAGTAGACGCAGAGCAGAGAATTATTAAATTGTTGAAACAACAATTATCTATTGATGTCGCTACAGAATTATTAACAAATGATTCTAATAGTCTTGGAGAAAATCGTTTTGTTTGTATCATGTTTCTGGATATTAGAGATTTTACATCTATTGCAGAAAAACTTAACCCAGAAGAGTTAATTAACTATCAAAACAATGTATTTGGGTTTATGATTGATATCATTCAAAAATACAATGGCACTATTAATCAACTTTTGGGCGATGGCTTTATGGCAACATTTGGAGCTCCTGTATCCCACGGAAATGATTGTCAGAATGCATTTTTAGCAGCAAAAGAAATTCTTGTAGAAATAAAAAAACAAAATGATTCTAAACACATACAAGAAACTAAAATTGGTATTGGACTTCATGCAGGTGATGTAGTTACAGGCAATGTAGGGAATGAATCTAGAAAACAATATTCTGTAACAGGAAACCCCGTTATCATTGCAAGTCGAGTAGAACAGTTAAATAAAGAATATAAAACTCAATTAATTATAACCGAAGAGGTTCATAAAAATTTAGATCCCATTCCAGAACATAGTCAACCCTTTATTGAAGTTATAGTAAAAGGAAGATCCAAATCCATAAAAATTATGCTTATCCAATAA
- a CDS encoding glycoside hydrolase family 3 protein → MNLSNLSKIEKIGQFFFPAAFINDTDQEIKEVEKLILDYKVGGLTFFHSRASAATNFEGKKKVIRNEDSAKRLEELIKHYQNIAPTPLLISIDAEWGLAMRVENTPQYPYAITLGAIPDDQSNLITEIGEYIGNDLKSIGIHLNLAPVADINVNPNNPVIGYRSFGEKKEQVTLKSLAFYKGLKASGVLGCFKHFPGHGDTAVDSHLGLPVISKTRQELYDEELYPFIKAIASGIDSILIGHLAVPSLTNGKDISATLSKDIIKGVLRNELGFEGVVISDALNMHSVSKLYPEKGILEWKAFDAGNDILCFAEHVAEGIRTIEKNATDEQIEESFTRIQKLKKDAFKKNISNPTFDSEKATSLNSNIAKASLTHYKSDEESFEKFNTEGFEAVAIGNSIDCAFFEEIKRYKQFNTAKDISSSTTFSSDNILIALFPPSIKPMHEFGIDPEILQTIESLSEVKNITLYLFGNPYALRVLQTKNINNITLVYQDFKTFQETAAKHFLRQHKAIGVSPVQLSI, encoded by the coding sequence ATGAACTTATCCAACCTTTCCAAAATCGAAAAAATTGGTCAGTTTTTCTTTCCTGCAGCATTTATTAATGATACAGATCAAGAAATAAAAGAAGTTGAAAAATTAATACTAGATTACAAAGTAGGAGGCCTTACCTTTTTTCATAGCAGAGCCAGTGCTGCTACCAACTTTGAAGGCAAGAAAAAAGTGATTCGAAATGAAGACAGTGCTAAGCGACTTGAAGAGCTCATAAAACATTATCAAAATATAGCTCCCACTCCACTACTAATTAGTATTGATGCAGAATGGGGATTGGCTATGCGGGTTGAGAATACTCCGCAATATCCTTATGCCATAACATTAGGAGCAATACCCGACGATCAATCAAATTTGATTACTGAAATAGGAGAATACATAGGAAATGATCTTAAAAGTATAGGAATTCATCTTAATTTGGCTCCTGTTGCCGATATTAATGTCAACCCTAATAATCCTGTAATCGGTTATCGTTCATTTGGTGAGAAAAAAGAACAGGTTACGCTTAAATCATTAGCATTTTATAAAGGACTTAAAGCTTCAGGGGTTTTAGGCTGTTTTAAGCATTTCCCAGGACATGGGGATACCGCTGTAGATTCGCACCTCGGACTTCCTGTAATCTCCAAAACTCGACAAGAATTATATGATGAAGAATTGTATCCATTTATAAAAGCAATAGCATCGGGAATTGATAGTATTTTGATCGGGCATCTGGCTGTACCTTCTTTAACCAACGGAAAAGATATATCAGCTACTTTATCAAAAGATATTATTAAAGGGGTTTTAAGAAATGAATTGGGTTTCGAAGGTGTTGTTATTTCTGACGCCCTTAATATGCATAGTGTTTCTAAATTATATCCCGAAAAAGGAATATTAGAGTGGAAAGCATTTGATGCAGGTAACGATATTCTATGTTTTGCAGAACATGTAGCAGAAGGTATTCGTACCATAGAAAAAAATGCAACTGACGAGCAAATTGAAGAAAGTTTTACAAGAATTCAAAAACTTAAAAAGGATGCTTTTAAAAAGAATATCTCGAATCCTACTTTTGATTCTGAAAAAGCAACTTCTTTAAATAGCAACATTGCCAAAGCATCACTTACCCATTATAAGTCAGATGAAGAAAGTTTTGAAAAATTTAATACCGAAGGTTTTGAAGCGGTAGCTATAGGAAATAGTATAGATTGTGCCTTTTTCGAAGAAATTAAGCGATATAAACAGTTTAATACAGCGAAAGACATCTCATCTTCTACTACTTTTTCTAGTGATAATATTCTTATAGCATTGTTTCCTCCTTCTATAAAACCAATGCATGAGTTTGGCATAGATCCAGAGATACTGCAAACTATAGAAAGCCTGAGTGAAGTAAAAAACATAACTTTATATTTGTTTGGTAATCCATATGCTTTGAGAGTACTACAAACTAAGAATATAAATAACATAACACTTGTATATCAAGATTTTAAAACTTTTCAGGAGACTGCGGCCAAACACTTTCTTAGACAACATAAAGCCATTGGTGTATCTCCTGTACAACTTTCAATATAA
- a CDS encoding cytochrome c, giving the protein MKKYLKRFFILEITILIISISIVAQQEKSDIEYVLPVSKIQDAKLLESIARGKEVYTDFCMQCHLPDGKGSPNVYPPLAGSDWLVNKRKESIYSIKYGLNGPIKVNGKTYNNTMTSLGLEDEEIADVMNYIMNSWSNTQKKMVTIDEVAGIKK; this is encoded by the coding sequence ATGAAAAAATATTTAAAACGTTTCTTTATATTAGAAATTACCATATTGATCATAAGTATTTCAATTGTTGCACAACAAGAAAAATCAGATATTGAATATGTTCTTCCTGTATCAAAAATTCAAGACGCAAAATTATTAGAAAGTATAGCTCGCGGAAAAGAAGTGTATACTGATTTTTGTATGCAATGTCATCTTCCTGACGGAAAAGGATCTCCTAATGTTTATCCACCTTTAGCAGGATCAGATTGGTTAGTTAATAAACGAAAAGAAAGTATCTATTCTATTAAATATGGGTTAAATGGCCCTATAAAAGTTAATGGAAAAACCTATAATAATACCATGACATCATTAGGTCTTGAAGACGAAGAAATTGCTGATGTAATGAATTACATTATGAATAGCTGGAGTAATACCCAGAAAAAAATGGTAACTATAGATGAAGTTGCTGGAATTAAAAAATAA
- a CDS encoding septum formation initiator family protein gives MKLKQYFQKLKNKPVLIPIFAIFLNKYVLIILLFIVWMLFFDTNSWLIHRELDEEIQELEDNKEYYMKEIVKDQKDIKVLKDSSELEKFAREEYFMKRDNEEIYIIEYEDSVPKNKKDD, from the coding sequence TTGAAGCTAAAACAATATTTTCAGAAACTAAAAAATAAACCGGTATTGATCCCGATATTTGCCATATTTTTGAATAAATATGTACTCATTATTCTGTTATTTATAGTTTGGATGCTGTTTTTCGACACTAATTCCTGGCTTATTCACAGAGAATTAGATGAGGAGATCCAAGAGCTTGAAGATAATAAAGAGTATTATATGAAGGAGATTGTAAAGGATCAGAAAGACATTAAAGTACTAAAAGACAGTAGCGAACTTGAAAAATTTGCGAGAGAAGAATATTTTATGAAGAGAGATAATGAAGAAATATACATTATTGAATACGAAGATAGTGTACCTAAAAACAAAAAAGATGACTAA
- a CDS encoding PQQ-dependent sugar dehydrogenase, with amino-acid sequence MKFSSFLIFLTIVFSACAQQQKENDITLEDDPKNYTTEVIVPDLQIPWGMAWLPDGSMLITEKSGELIHFKNGNKTSVGNVPEVYNRNQGGLLDIELHPNYKENGWLYITYSSKEGTEKGGNTALIRAKLKNNQLTSIEKLYKGTPNTTKGHHFGSRIEFDNEGYLYFSIGDRGNRDVNPQDITRDGGKIYRLNDDGTIPKDNPFVTKNGAKKAIFSYGHRNPQGMAIHPNGTIWVHEHGPRGGDEINPIIKGTNYGWPVITYGINYSGTSITDITKKEGMKQPLYYWVPSIAPSGMDFITSDIYPRWKNNLLVGSLKFQYLELLELTNNKVTERKKLLDGVGRIRNVRQGPDGFIYVAVENKGILKIIPN; translated from the coding sequence ATGAAGTTCTCGTCATTTTTAATCTTTCTAACCATTGTATTTTCGGCTTGCGCACAGCAACAAAAAGAAAATGATATTACCCTAGAAGATGATCCTAAAAACTATACAACAGAAGTTATTGTTCCTGATTTGCAAATCCCTTGGGGAATGGCTTGGTTGCCAGATGGTAGTATGCTCATTACAGAAAAAAGTGGAGAATTGATCCATTTTAAGAATGGTAATAAAACCTCGGTTGGTAATGTCCCAGAAGTATATAATCGCAACCAGGGCGGGCTATTGGATATAGAGTTACATCCTAACTATAAAGAAAACGGATGGTTATATATCACATATTCTTCTAAAGAAGGCACAGAAAAAGGAGGTAATACAGCTTTGATTAGAGCTAAACTAAAAAACAATCAACTAACTAGCATAGAAAAACTCTATAAAGGAACGCCCAATACTACAAAAGGGCATCATTTTGGATCGCGAATAGAATTTGATAACGAAGGATATCTCTACTTTTCTATTGGAGATCGTGGTAATAGAGATGTAAACCCTCAAGATATTACCCGGGATGGAGGAAAAATATACCGCCTTAATGATGATGGCACTATTCCTAAAGATAACCCTTTTGTTACCAAAAATGGAGCAAAAAAAGCGATCTTTTCTTATGGTCATCGCAATCCGCAAGGAATGGCAATACATCCCAATGGCACAATCTGGGTTCATGAACACGGCCCAAGAGGTGGTGATGAAATTAATCCAATCATAAAAGGTACAAATTATGGTTGGCCAGTAATTACTTATGGTATTAATTATAGCGGTACATCTATTACAGATATCACTAAAAAAGAAGGAATGAAACAGCCGTTATACTATTGGGTTCCTTCTATCGCTCCTAGCGGAATGGATTTTATTACAAGTGATATCTACCCCCGATGGAAAAACAACCTATTAGTAGGTTCTTTGAAATTTCAATATCTAGAACTCTTAGAATTAACCAATAATAAAGTTACAGAGCGAAAAAAATTATTAGATGGTGTGGGGCGTATTCGCAATGTAAGACAAGGGCCTGACGGTTTTATCTATGTAGCAGTAGAAAATAAAGGTATTCTAAAAATAATTCCTAATTAA
- the udk gene encoding uridine kinase: MLIIGIAGGTGCGKTTVVNQIVNELPENEVCVISQDSYYKDTSHLTYEERVKINFDHPQSIDFELLGKHLIALRKGETIAQPVYSFVEHNRTNETVNTAPSKVIIVEGILILTNPKIREMFDIKIYVQTDSDERLIRRLKRDIVERGRDMDEVLDRYQNTLKPMHQQFIDPTKEFADLIIPNNNYNNVAIDIVRTIIKERLN, translated from the coding sequence ATGCTAATTATTGGTATCGCCGGAGGAACGGGCTGTGGTAAAACTACTGTTGTTAATCAAATTGTAAATGAATTACCAGAAAATGAAGTCTGTGTCATATCACAGGATTCATACTATAAAGACACAAGTCACCTCACTTACGAAGAACGAGTTAAAATAAATTTTGATCATCCACAATCTATAGACTTTGAACTATTGGGTAAACATTTGATTGCACTTAGAAAAGGTGAAACAATAGCACAACCTGTATATTCATTTGTAGAACATAATCGTACCAACGAAACCGTCAATACAGCACCAAGTAAAGTAATTATTGTTGAAGGAATTTTGATACTTACCAATCCAAAAATCCGGGAGATGTTTGATATCAAAATATATGTACAAACAGATAGTGATGAACGCCTAATACGAAGACTTAAAAGAGATATAGTCGAACGAGGTCGTGACATGGATGAAGTCTTGGATAGATACCAAAATACTTTAAAACCTATGCATCAACAGTTCATTGATCCAACCAAAGAATTTGCTGATCTCATTATACCAAACAACAACTATAATAATGTAGCTATTGATATTGTACGTACCATTATTAAAGAACGCTTGAATTAA
- a CDS encoding anhydro-N-acetylmuramic acid kinase, translating to MSSVKNQYTVIGLMSGTSLDGLDIVCCSFEKKNDTWIFSIIDTDSIDYDIRFKEQLKNTVHLEPTALLAFHNEYGNWLGNQVKKFMSQNKIHVDFIASHGHTVFHQPEIGLTYQIGSGQHLANACEQKVICDFRTNDVALGGQGAPLVPIGDQLLFDQYDFCLNLGGISNISFNNERKRIAYDISPANMLLNFICSAIDKTYDKGGKIAKTGILNPTLLDTLNDLSYYTLPFPKSLGYEWFVEKMIPIINHTQDSAENLLHTAVHHITTQIANAIKKTKHKDSSVLVTGGGAKNDFLIELLQQKLDGFATVIIPSEEIIDFKEALIFAFMGVLRDRNEINCLQSVTGARKDSSSGVIYKPY from the coding sequence ATGAGTTCGGTTAAAAATCAATACACGGTAATCGGTTTAATGTCTGGAACTTCTCTAGACGGATTGGATATTGTTTGTTGCTCATTTGAAAAGAAAAATGATACCTGGATATTCTCTATTATTGATACCGATAGTATTGATTATGACATTAGGTTTAAAGAGCAATTAAAAAACACTGTGCACCTCGAACCTACAGCTTTATTGGCTTTTCATAATGAATATGGAAATTGGCTGGGTAATCAAGTGAAAAAGTTTATGAGTCAAAATAAAATTCACGTAGATTTTATAGCCAGTCATGGTCACACTGTTTTTCATCAACCTGAGATTGGATTAACATATCAAATTGGATCTGGACAACATCTGGCTAATGCATGTGAACAAAAAGTAATTTGTGATTTTAGGACCAATGATGTTGCTCTTGGTGGTCAGGGAGCTCCTCTGGTTCCTATAGGTGATCAATTGTTATTTGACCAATATGATTTTTGCCTTAATTTGGGCGGAATTAGTAACATTTCTTTTAATAATGAAAGAAAAAGAATTGCTTATGATATTTCGCCTGCCAATATGCTACTTAATTTCATTTGTTCGGCTATAGATAAGACTTATGATAAAGGCGGAAAGATCGCTAAAACCGGTATCTTAAACCCTACCCTACTAGATACTTTAAATGACCTATCATATTATACACTTCCCTTTCCAAAATCTTTAGGATATGAATGGTTCGTCGAAAAAATGATTCCTATTATAAATCATACTCAGGATTCTGCAGAAAACCTTTTACATACCGCTGTCCACCATATTACTACTCAAATAGCTAATGCTATCAAAAAAACCAAACACAAAGACAGTTCTGTACTGGTAACCGGTGGTGGTGCAAAAAATGATTTTCTTATCGAACTATTACAACAAAAATTAGATGGTTTTGCAACAGTGATAATTCCTTCAGAAGAGATTATTGATTTTAAAGAAGCATTGATCTTTGCATTTATGGGAGTTTTAAGAGATAGAAATGAGATAAATTGCTTACAATCTGTTACCGGAGCTAGAAAAGATTCTTCCTCTGGAGTTATCTACAAACCATACTAA
- a CDS encoding MFS transporter — MTESNKDKNAWAWVPSLYFTEGLPYVIIITFSVIMYKKLGISNADIGLYTSWLYLPWVIKPLWSPFVDIKSTKRNWFLGMQLLIAIAFLGVGLTIPTNNFFVLSLSCFWIAAFASATNDIASDGYYLISLSQKKQSFFLGVRSTFYRLAMVTGQGLIVVLAGFLEGYYGNNQKAWSYTMIITAVFMILLTVINLFTTPKVENETEDSKDNPIRFLDVFKTFFQKKQIGIVLAFILLYRLGESQLVKMASPFLLDQKEAGGLALSTTEVGTIYGTFGIIALTIGGILGGIAISVYGLKKWMLPMILALNLPNILYVLLSFWESSSVVSVTLVVIVEQFGYGFGFAAYLMFLIYVAEGVSKTSHYAIATGFMALGMMLPGMISGFIQEVLGYTGFFIWVAIAAIPGIILTKYIQYPATYGKKDKN; from the coding sequence ATGACAGAATCTAATAAAGACAAAAATGCCTGGGCGTGGGTGCCTTCATTATATTTTACAGAAGGATTACCTTATGTGATTATTATCACGTTTTCTGTAATCATGTATAAAAAACTAGGAATTAGTAATGCTGATATTGGATTGTATACCAGTTGGCTCTACCTTCCTTGGGTTATAAAACCACTATGGAGCCCATTTGTAGATATTAAAAGCACTAAGCGTAATTGGTTTTTAGGTATGCAACTCCTTATTGCTATTGCATTTTTGGGAGTAGGCTTAACGATCCCTACCAATAATTTCTTTGTCCTTAGTCTTTCTTGTTTCTGGATAGCCGCATTTGCATCGGCCACAAACGATATTGCATCTGATGGATACTATCTTATTAGTCTTTCGCAAAAAAAACAATCCTTTTTTTTAGGAGTACGTAGTACTTTTTATCGCTTGGCTATGGTAACAGGACAAGGATTAATTGTAGTACTTGCTGGTTTTCTAGAGGGATATTACGGTAATAATCAAAAAGCATGGTCTTATACCATGATTATCACTGCCGTCTTCATGATTCTATTAACAGTAATCAATCTTTTTACAACTCCAAAAGTAGAAAATGAAACCGAGGATTCTAAAGATAATCCAATACGTTTCTTAGATGTTTTTAAGACCTTCTTTCAAAAAAAACAAATAGGTATTGTTCTCGCTTTTATCCTTCTTTACAGATTAGGAGAATCCCAATTGGTAAAAATGGCTTCTCCCTTTTTATTAGATCAGAAAGAAGCTGGTGGATTAGCATTATCCACTACCGAAGTAGGTACTATTTATGGTACATTCGGAATTATAGCCTTAACCATAGGAGGGATTCTGGGGGGTATTGCTATTTCGGTATATGGATTAAAAAAGTGGATGCTTCCTATGATTTTAGCTTTAAATCTACCCAATATATTGTATGTTTTATTAAGCTTCTGGGAATCATCTTCTGTGGTATCTGTTACGTTAGTTGTTATTGTAGAACAATTCGGATATGGATTTGGGTTTGCTGCTTATCTTATGTTTTTGATTTATGTGGCAGAAGGTGTTTCTAAAACTTCTCATTATGCAATAGCAACCGGATTTATGGCTTTAGGCATGATGTTACCAGGTATGATTAGTGGTTTCATCCAAGAGGTTCTTGGGTATACCGGATTCTTTATTTGGGTTGCCATTGCGGCAATTCCTGGCATTATCCTTACGAAATACATCCAATACCCCGCCACTTACGGAAAGAAAGACAAAAATTAA
- a CDS encoding methylmalonyl-CoA mutase subunit beta codes for MTKSLFDGFEEVSAKQWKQKIQFDLKGADYNEALIYKSLEGIDIKPFYNQEDIAENNSASHPSSWKNCVKIVVNSAIIGNQKALETIKKGAESIHFVISQEDIDPKNLLQHITSTTSVFIETEFLSPSYIQKLNDIAKEINLSIYILTDIISNLASTGNWYKTLKEDHASLDQITKNEYIKNSISIDIGLYQNAGATMVQQLAYGLAHANEYLNHFENTTNTFLKKTPIIFKVAVGGNYFFEIAKLRALRILWSTLAPEYNATTECHILAYPSYRNKTILDYNVNMLRTTTECMSAILGGADTIQNLPYDDIYHLENDFGTRISLNQLLILKNESYFDLVANPASGSYYIESLTKQMADKSLSIFKNIEEGGGFLNQLKSGVIQKKIKESAEKEQELFDNEKIILTGTNKYQNPEEHIPEFQKPVFPEKKVRKTLLPPIITKRLPQEIERKTVKP; via the coding sequence ATGACTAAATCCCTATTCGATGGTTTTGAAGAAGTTTCTGCAAAACAATGGAAGCAAAAAATTCAATTTGATCTCAAAGGAGCAGACTATAATGAGGCATTGATTTATAAGTCTTTAGAAGGTATAGACATAAAACCTTTCTACAATCAAGAAGACATTGCAGAAAACAATTCTGCATCTCACCCTTCTTCTTGGAAAAATTGTGTAAAAATAGTAGTTAATTCAGCAATTATTGGTAATCAAAAAGCCCTGGAAACTATTAAAAAAGGGGCCGAAAGTATTCATTTTGTAATCTCACAAGAAGATATTGATCCAAAAAATCTCTTACAACATATTACTTCTACTACTTCTGTTTTTATTGAAACTGAATTTCTTTCTCCTTCTTATATTCAAAAACTAAATGATATTGCCAAAGAAATTAATCTAAGCATCTATATATTAACTGATATCATTAGTAATCTGGCAAGTACAGGGAACTGGTATAAGACATTAAAAGAAGATCATGCTTCATTAGATCAAATTACTAAAAATGAATACATCAAAAACAGTATTAGTATTGATATAGGATTGTATCAAAATGCCGGTGCTACAATGGTACAACAACTAGCCTATGGGTTAGCTCACGCCAACGAATACTTAAATCATTTTGAAAATACTACAAATACATTTTTAAAAAAAACACCGATTATTTTTAAAGTTGCCGTGGGTGGTAATTACTTTTTTGAAATTGCTAAATTAAGAGCACTTAGAATACTATGGAGTACACTGGCCCCAGAATATAACGCTACAACAGAGTGCCATATTTTGGCATATCCATCATACAGAAACAAAACCATTCTGGATTATAATGTAAATATGCTACGTACCACTACTGAATGTATGAGTGCAATATTAGGTGGGGCTGATACCATTCAAAATCTACCTTATGATGATATTTATCATCTTGAAAATGATTTCGGAACAAGAATTTCGTTAAATCAACTTTTGATTCTAAAAAACGAAAGTTATTTTGATTTGGTTGCTAATCCTGCTTCAGGATCCTATTACATTGAGAGTTTAACAAAACAAATGGCCGATAAATCGTTATCTATATTTAAAAACATTGAAGAAGGTGGTGGCTTCTTAAACCAATTGAAATCAGGGGTTATTCAGAAAAAAATAAAAGAAAGTGCCGAAAAAGAACAAGAATTATTTGATAATGAAAAAATTATATTAACAGGAACCAATAAATATCAAAATCCCGAAGAACATATTCCTGAATTTCAAAAACCTGTATTTCCAGAAAAAAAAGTACGAAAAACACTTTTACCCCCAATAATAACAAAAAGATTACCTCAAGAAATAGAAAGAAAAACCGTAAAACCGTAG